The genomic window tgttaacttataaccctccagatgttaagtcctgctccTTGTTGGAACACACactgtccggcccctctgctttggCCAGCCAAACTCGGAGGCTGTGCTTTGCTGGTGGGCCGCCCCttcaccccggctccctcccgccagtctgtgtagcacgcatcgcctctccgcccttcctaccctcttccgtggacctctcgtctgtgcttggctccggagactccgttctgctagtcttctgatggttttctgggttatttaggcaggtgtaagtggaatctaagtgatcagcaggacgcagtgagccaagcgtcctcctacaccgccatgtTCCTGACCAATCTCTCTCCTTAGCAATTTTAAATCTAGTCAGATTGAAAGCCAATTCCAGAAACCAAAGAACCAATTCAGAAAACTCTTCCTCAAATCTTGTTTCTCTAGACTCACTAACAGCAGAATGAGTAACTGCTTGATACTCTCACATGGAATCCTACACAGCAATGCCAGGGGATGACACACAGCAATATGCAGCCATAAAATCCCAAACAacgtaagaaatgttaaaagtcaaaCACAACACACTTAATGCTCTATGAATCCTctttacataaaatacaaaacaggcCAAAACAACCTATGCAGTTAGAGGTCCAGCAGTGTTTCCCTTATGAGTGGTgacagggaggggcagcgaaCGAGGGCTTCTGGGGGTTGATGATATCTGTGCATTGATGTCTGTGCTGCATACAGAAATGTGATCAGTGTGCATAGTGTTGTTGATCTGTGTACTGTATTAGTGTATCTgtgtttgtaaaattttaaaatacataccaCCAATAAAACCATGAGCTATTGTGAGACTTATGCATAATGTCCTTACATTATCAAGAGGGAGTTTAAACATAGACTAAAAAGACTGTGATTAGTTTTTGAAATCATACTGAACTTTCTAGACTGCGACCTAACAAATACTAAGTGTACACTTCCAAAGAAAAGGGGTCAAATGTATACTtgcttttaaaacctttttcaaaACCTACAGGAATTGAAGTAGGAAGTacaaataaagccaaaaataagaataaagtcaaaataaGAATTGGAGAACTGAAAAGTGttttttatgaaatttagaaCCAACAGCACAGTATATTCATATCAGGTAACATATACTTCATGGTTTGTCTTTATTAggactctcaaaaatgagtaaaatctgATAAACGGTCACAGCAAAGAGGAGCTGGAGGAGACATGTCCACCAAATGCAAAGTTTCATCACATACATGATGTGTTCTCTGTTGGCAAGTTAGAGCCTCAGTCTCAATCGCACTGTCTCATGCACTATCACCTCTGTGCCAGTAGGGGTGGCTGACATAACCCACCAAATTCAGAGCCTGGTCTCCCAGTGAAGTTCACTGGAACTCTGGGCACATCCACAGTGCTCAGTCCCTCCAGGAGTGAAGCAAAGATCCTTGTTTCCTTGGTTTCCCATCACATATAAGGAAGCCCAGCCCTTCCTGGACTCCTGGTGTATGAGAGACGGCACACATCACTGTGAGTCGTTGGAGCCTCTGACAAAGGGAGGCAATCTCCATGGGAAGCCCCATGGGTGTATGAACTTGGGCACTCTGCAATATAACTATATGGTGTACTTTTTAGAATTAGTGATTATCTTGTTAGTGAGCTCTCGTCAAGCAACCCTTAAAAACCTTGGGGTATCTTGGCGTGGTATTCCAATGTTGGGAAGTGTCAACATGGACTCTCCTTCTGACAAGGTTAGAAGGGCACCAAAATTCCATGTCCCATGGAAAGTGCATATTCGCAAATGAAGACCTATGGGTCCTAGCAACATGTCAGCTTGAGAAGAATCAGTGGTACCTACCCCTttagaggaaattttaaattccacactATAGCCAAAGTCAATGGCACTAGGAAGCCACAATCATCAGAAAGTGTCCTAAAAGCACGTCCCTGTTCACTGACGGTTTAGGTAGGCTGCACCCTCATGGTGTCCAGTGGGCCACTGGGTCTGGTTAGTGTCAGTGCTGGCTCTGCAGATCTGAAATCAGAGGCAGTTCCTTCCTCCATTGGTCACATCTCAGATTCCTCAGCTGTTGCCAGGGGTCTGGCTGTTAAGTGTACCTCTTGGAAATCTATGGCAGATTACGGACCATCTTGCCTTTCTTGAGGTGTGACCCGTGGAAACCAACTGCAGTGCCGAAATACTTGTCTGGGTTACTCATTCAGATGCCCATGGTGAGGCCTGTTCTTTACACAGTTTGCCCAGAATCAAGCTGCTAACTGAGACTGAGGTATCTGTGATTGGCACGTTTGTGACTCCTGGTAAAAGTTGACCCTTCCGTTTTTATGACTCATGAGGCCCGGACCTGTGTGTGGGACCACTGACACCCCCAGCCCCACAATTAACACTGGTGCCTCATCACAGCTGACACTTTCAATCCACCTGTCAGCTGCCACCAGTTACACCACCTGTGCTCTTGAAAATAACGTGTGTCATATCCTAAACTTTCTGGAGCATTTGCATTCTGAGCACAGTAAGTCTCTTACAGAAAAAACTAGCTCCAAAAAATGAACCAGTAGTCCAACACCACCTCCCTAACCTCTGTCATCTTGATCAGAAATCCCAGCGATGGAATGTCTTGCCCAGAAATGCACACCTCATCTCAGCTTCTCCAAGATAATGAATAATGGAGGAACCAGGAGGTtgcatgaaaacattttcaaactcCAAGGGCTACTCTGACCCTTTCTTGCGATaatgtgtctttctttccctttaagaGCAGCCACAGAACATCCTGGTTGGTCATATTCTCAAGGGCATCACAGAACAACGAAGCCGAAGAGATCACTCAATTAGGTATTGAGAACTGTGGTGGTGtttcagtgttgttgttgttattttaataaactattttagAACAGCTTTAGATGCAAAAATACAAAGAGGATACAGATTTCCTACAGATACTCAATTTCATTGAGGACTAATATCTTACATCAGTATCTACACTCGTGATAACTAATGAACCAATATCAATGCATTTTTCTTAACTAAAGTAAAAACTTTATGAGCATTTGCTAAAtctttacctaatgtcctttttctgttccaagaaaCCATCCAGACACTAAATCTTGTTTAGTGCTCATTTCTCCTGAGTTTCCACTTTGCTGTGACAATTtatcagatttttctcatttttgatcATCCTGACAGACTTGAGGAGTACTAGTTGGGAATCCCGAAGGGCCCTCCGTTGCGATGAATGTGATAAATTTCTCATGATTATTGTGGGGTTCTGTTTTAGGGAAGAGGACCGAGGGTATGATATGCCATTTCCAGTACAGTATATCAAGGGTACATTCCaccaacatgacttatcactgttgacATCAACCTACATTCCCTGCATGAGGTCATGTGTATGAGGACTCCTCGGTGAGACCTATGCGACCCCTTTTCATACTGTACTATTTGCAGAGAAGTCACTGTGTGTGGCTGACATTTAGGATACGAATGTTATGTTCTGCCTTCTTAAGGATAAAGTTTGTAcataaattatgtgaaattctTCTAAAAAGGAGATCTCATTTCTCTGTTATTTATCGTGAGATTTCTTCATATCAGTTTAGACTCATACACATTTGTTTTATACCCCGAGTTAGAATCTAATACTGCTTCttctactcttttttaaaatcaaagagttaggggcacctgggtggctcagccagttaagcaactgactcctgatgttggctcaggtcatgatctcactgttcatgagattgagcactTCATGGATCTCTACAGTGAAAggacagagcctgcgtgggattgtgtctttctccctctttctctgcccctcccccgctcccatgtgttctctctctctcaaaataaataaacattttaaaatataataataaaatgaagtgaaagtGTTCCAGTTTGACCATGAGGAGCTCTTTCGGGTGACTCCCGTGTCCCTCTGACACAGCCCATTTTTAGAAACCGAGTTGTTTAGCATGTCCTGACTTACTGCACTGCGGCTCTGCAGGCTGATTTCATACACGTCCTGTCCTAGTCCAGGCTGCACCGTCTCTCCAGGAAGCCCCTGGCTGCTGCTGTGGGAGAACCGTGTCATGGACCAAGGCATGGACACTAGGTATGCTCACTGCTCCTGGGTGTCACTGTGTTCACACCCTCTCAGCTCAAACACCAAGAAAAAGTACGTGTGTGTGCTGAACCGCTCGTGTGCACATAGGTAGAAACGTGTGGGGGGGGCGATTTGTGTCCATACAGAGTCAACATGACTTCAGGCTGATGTCTCCAACTCCAACCCATTCCTCATGGATCATTCTATGGGATGGCCACAAGAAAGCGGAAGTACAGGGAATGACATGGAACATTCCGAGGTAGAGgaggagggacacctggatgcCTGGGAAGGGAACACCTTACACAGCAGGAgatacgggggggggggaggggagaggcggagTATTAAGGATCATTCATCTTACAGGACTCCCCCTGGACAATGGCATTCTAGTGGGGCTGCACGGCAGGGACACCATCCCGCTAGGCCTGGAGGACAACACTTCCAGACAAAGAACATCACCCTTGGGCTTTGAAATCTAAGGGAATTTTCCCTCCTAGATTTTTTACTTACTGGGGACAGGTGacatttcttctttccagtttctctatGCTTGTCTATGCTCTCCCCATCCCACCACAGTATTCAGGAAGCAGGGAATGTGTCTGCATTCATAGGTTGATAGGTGAAGACAGGTTTTTCACAGGATGAATCACATCTCAAGTCTTAATCACACTACTTAGGTGATATTTAGATGAGATTTGGGACTTAGAGTTGCTTCCAAAATAAGTTTACACTTTGGAGCTACTggaatggggaggaggggtgaatGTATTTTGTCAGTGAggatatgaatttgggggggtcTTGAGGGCTGAATATTATGAACCAACCTGTTTCCCCCTGAATTGATAGGCTGAAGTCCTAAATCCCAGGATCTCATTACTCGATTGTACTCACTCCGACTGATATGCCCATGAGTACACTCCTGGGTAACCACTCCATCTCACTCCGGAGTCAAGACCAAATCCGCTTTTTCCATTAAGCAGCACTGATTAAACTGCCATCTTCAGGATACCAGGCACCACAATGAAACAAAACTGCTTCATTCATCGCCACTTTGTCCACGTATGTCCCATACTCAACCATTTGATGAAACGTCGGCATGCATCAGTGTCCACCTTTGAAACTCCTCTGGTTCCTTCTTAGAATTTCTAtggactttggggcacctgggggctcagtcggtaaagcatccaacttcagctcaggtcatgatctcgtggttcatgagtttgagcccacatagggctctgtgctgacagctcacagcctggagcctgctttggattctgtctctctctctctgccccgtccccactcacatgttctttctctctcaaaaataaatgaaacattaaaaaaaaatttttttaagtattctatgGACTTTTTCAGCAAATGCAGTGAATATAAAACGACATTGTGCACAAACATACTTTATATATCCCCAGGAACACTACaggattttgtgttttgtatcCAGGAAAAGCAGCGTCTGGGGAGAGTATAGTCTCGGCTCATAATGAAAAAGGGGCAGACAGTTGGAAAACACACAGAGATCACCACAGCGGTGTTCACCAGCCACAAACTGGGATTATCAATATAAGCAACACTAACATGAAAGATGGAGGAGAGGGAGTGGAAAGacacaaaggtgctcaccaggaCAAGGATGCTCTGAGTGGCTCTGGACTCAGCAGAGGATCTGGGGGAGACATTAGTGCTGTGAATGTGCTGGACCCGCTGCTTGTGCCTGTGCAGGAGGAAGACCATGGAGCCACTGGCCCAGATCatgagaacagaaaataaaacctcaGGGACCACTATCAACACTGCATAGAGTAGGACTGTCACTGCCTCCTGATGGATAGTAAAACAGTACCCCAAATCTCCTTCCTGTGTGATGTTTTTGGTGCTCCATTGGCTAGGCATATATAACACATACAGAGGAAACACTAAATTTATAAATGCATAATGATTCCAGCAGAGGAAAATGGAGAAGCCAACATAGTTTGGGGCTTTGACTTTAAGATCCTTCCAATAGGAGTTCATCGGGCTGATCGTGATGGTCTGGAAGACACTCAAGAGGCAGGTGCTGCTAATGGACAACCCCCTGCCCACTCTCTGAACGTACAAAAAAAGTTTGCATGCAAATGTAGTGAAAAAAGATTTCAATCCCAAAGCTGCCAATGTCTGGGGGACTCCTTCAGAGAGAATGACCAAGGAGTTGGCTATAGTCAAGTGCATGAGGATCAAACGGGTGAACCTCAGCCTGCGTTCAGTGTGGTAAACGGACACGTAATGATAAAGAAGAACGAAATTGCCCACAATTCCAACTGTCGTCTGTGACAAGAAGATTATTCCTACTGTCAAATGCCCTGAAGCTAATCTATCATACATGTTTTCCTTTATGTTATGAACAACAATCATTTCTCTGGGCGAAGCCTCACTGAAGGTTTTTTAGACCACAAATAACATGAATCGAGTGCTCCGATTTGATTGCCATGACTTCCTGTGATtggaagagatggagagattTGCAGTCTACTTAACTGAAAAGTCCGCAGGAAGGATGAAGTGCTGTTATCCTGGAGAAGCAATGACAGGTGAgagcaaatggaaagaaagcacaagGCAACATTTTCAGAACAACCTGAAATGTGCAAGTTAtattggaaaaaggaaaacttgatCACTATCACTTCCTAAAACGAATTAAGTCTGACTGGATTGCTTACATAAATCTTAAAGGTACAATGGAttcatcctgaaaaagaaaaaaaaaatgtctataccTTAGAACACGATATTATTTCTTGAACAGCACAGGGCACATTAACCATGCCAGTAAAATGACTTTGTATTACATGAATGGGTGGTTCTCATGCAAAcatccccaccacacacacacaatttgtaaCCAGCAGAAAGAATTCCTGAAGACCACACAAGAGAATAAACAATGGACAAACCGTTCCAACAGAAACTTCAAATAAGAGGGTACTCAATAGATAATACAGGTGTAAAAATGTTCTATGTCTACAGTAGTCACATAATTTCAAACATGACACTACCGCCTGGTGCCATCAAACACGacataaaaatctaaaacaagGAGGACAGGGGTGCCTTGTTGGCTCAGGTGGAAgaccatgagactcttgatctcagggttgtgagttcagacACAtcattgggtacagagattactaaaataaacaaactttaaaaaaaag from Panthera tigris isolate Pti1 chromosome E2, P.tigris_Pti1_mat1.1, whole genome shotgun sequence includes these protein-coding regions:
- the LOC122234313 gene encoding vomeronasal type-1 receptor 4-like; this encodes MIVVHNIKENMYDRLASGHLTVGIIFLSQTTVGIVGNFVLLYHYVSVYHTERRLRFTRLILMHLTIANSLVILSEGVPQTLAALGLKSFFTTFACKLFLYVQRVGRGLSISSTCLLSVFQTITISPMNSYWKDLKVKAPNYVGFSIFLCWNHYAFINLVFPLYVLYMPSQWSTKNITQEGDLGYCFTIHQEAVTVLLYAVLIVVPEVLFSVLMIWASGSMVFLLHRHKQRVQHIHSTNVSPRSSAESRATQSILVLVSTFVSFHSLSSIFHVSVAYIDNPSLWLVNTAVVISVCFPTVCPFFIMSRDYTLPRRCFSWIQNTKSCSVPGDI